A stretch of the Capsicum annuum cultivar UCD-10X-F1 unplaced genomic scaffold, UCD10Xv1.1 ctg996, whole genome shotgun sequence genome encodes the following:
- the LOC124895770 gene encoding zinc finger CCCH domain-containing protein 24-like — translation MAYRNDCHFSYINSSPSPFRQQSEEQETIHDDFHELIDQALYESDEFRMYAYKIKRCQNLLSHDWPSCPFTHRGEKARRRDPRKYNYLPIPCPSYKFASCIKGDNCELSHGVFEYWLHPAKYKTHLCYAGTACDRRVCFFAHTLKELRLETKYNWYYMYQYPLHIQPYPDILIENEPNGIWMVISCNHQLPPPPHDQYCGTVVSEHGNLSTSQQIPQDSIPPPPLYSSQSQPRIDQTVQSESSFSLFSTNHAKLIEELKNLEIGSTSHAKVNKTNDEKGTSCVEIESPDQEFRNINWISDLLVDEFDGTRL, via the coding sequence ATGGCCTATAGGAATGATTGCCATTTCAGCTACATCAATTCATCACCTTCCCCATTTCGTCAACAATCCGAGGAGCAAGAAACAATTCACGATGATTTTCATGAATTAATCGATCAAGCTCTATACGAATCAGATGAATTTCGTATGTAcgcatataaaataaaaagatgccAAAACCTTTTAAGTCACGATTGGCCCTCTTGTCCCTTTACACACCGAGGGGAAAAAGCACGTCGGCGTGACccaagaaaatacaattatttGCCAATTCCTTGCCCGAGCTACAAATTCGCGTCTTGCATTAAAGGTGATAATTGTGAATTGAGCCACGGGGTTTTCGAGTACTGGCTACATCCCGCGAAGTACAAGACTCATCTATGTTATGCTGGCACGGCATGTGATAGACGAGTATGTTTTTTTGCTCATACACTAAAAGAGCTCCGTCTTGAGACGAAGTACAATTGGTATTATATGTATCAGTACCCTTTACACATCCAACCTTACCCTGACATTTTAATCGAAAATGAACCAAATGGTATTTGGATGGTTATTTCTTGTAATCATCAGCTGCCACCACCACCACATGATCAGTACTGTGGTACTGTTGTCTCTGAACATGGAAATTTGTCGACTTCTCAACAAATTCCTCAAGATAGTATTCCTCCCCCTCCTCTTTATTCTTCTCAATCTCAACCAAGAATAGATCAAACGGTTCAAAGTGAGAgtagtttttcacttttttcgaCTAACCATGCAAAATTAATTGAGGAGCTGAAGAATCTTGAGATTGGGAGTACTTCTCATGCTAAGGTGAATAAAACAAATGATGAAAAGGGTACAAGTTGTGTGGAGATTGAGTCACCGGATCAAGAATTTCGAAACATCAATTGGATTTCTGATTTGTTAGTGGATGAGTTTGACGGTACAagattgtaa